One segment of Theobroma cacao cultivar B97-61/B2 chromosome 9, Criollo_cocoa_genome_V2, whole genome shotgun sequence DNA contains the following:
- the LOC18590887 gene encoding GATA transcription factor 11, producing the protein MNNSWFDKTFNGVNDDFFDDVIKYLDFPLEDVEANDGSGGGSSGEDVIKDFHLPLEDSGGGGGGEEWDCNFQNLEPPPANVLAGLSSGFYGDFFGDNLAKNLTVSCDGSSQLNQQTSTTKASSSRSITLNSESADLKGSNQFQTSSPVSVLESSSSCSAANPTPIDPNLSFPVKRSRSKRRRVSTFNLHFSLPFISSTSSTSRGSNSLVGSESESESHLTEKSAKKRQKKKRNLTLLSGSSEIKKSPSQQPVVVRKCMHCEVTKTPQWREGPMGPKTLCNACGVRYRSGRLLPEYRPAASPTFVSSLHSNSHKKVVEMRKKAKLPISVMPSMLSIPPENSFG; encoded by the exons ATGAATAATTCTTGGTTTGACAAAACCTTCAATGGGGTCAACGATGATTTCTTTGATGACGTAATAAAGTATTTGGATTTCCCATTGGAAGATGTTGAAGCCAACGATGGTAGTGGCGGTGGTAGTAGTGGAGAAGATGTTATAAAAGATTTTCATTTGCCTCTTGAAGATAGTGGTGGAGGTGGGGGTGGTGAAGAGTGGGATTGTAACTTTCAAAACTTGGAGCCGCCACCTGCAAATGTTTTGGCTGGATTGTCTTCTGGCTTTTATGGGGATTTTTTCGGTGATAATTTGGCAAAAAACCTTACTGTCTCA TGTGATGGATCATCTCAGCTAAACCAGCAAACAAGTACTACCAAAGCATCCTCCAGCAGAAGCATTACCCTAAACAGCGAGTCTGCTGATCTCAAAGGTTCAAACCAGTTCCAGACCTCCAGTCCAGTATCTGTACTTGAAAGCAGTAGCTCTTGCTCAGCTGCAAATCCCACACCTATTGATCCTAATCTCAGTTTCCCAGTGAAGCGCAGTCGAAGCAAGCGCCGACGAGTATCTACCTTCAACCTGCACTTCTCATTGCCATTCATTTCCTCCACCTCCTCTACCTCCAGAGGATCTAATTCTCTGGTTGGTTCTGAATCAGAATCAGAAAGCCATCTTACTGAGAAATCTGCCAAAAAGAgacagaagaagaaaaggaaccTGACATTGCTTTCAGGATCCAGTGAGATCAAGAAATCCCCCTCCCAACAGCCAGTTGTTGTTAGGAAATGTATGCACTGTGAAGTCACAAAAACTCCACAATGGAGAGAAGGGCCGATGGGCCCAAAGACCCTCTGTAATGCATGTGGGGTTCGCTACAGGTCTGGCCGCCTCCTTCCAGAGTACCGTCCTGCTGCTAGTCCTACATTTGTGTCATCATTGCACTCCAACTCTCATAAGAAGGTTgtagaaatgagaaaaaaagcCAAGCTGCCGATTTCTGTGATGCCATCAATGTTGTCAATCCCACCAGAAAATTCATTTGGATAG
- the LOC18590889 gene encoding protein-tyrosine sulfotransferase, which yields MDPTLKSTVLLMLLGLVVNVLSITDSEHCQNVVKKWAFTSLDHEVKEDKHTLNDLLFFLHVPRTGGRTYFHCFLKKLYSNSLECPRSYDKLRFDPSKAKCRLLTTHDDYSITSKLPRDRTSVVTILRNPVDRVFSTYEFSVEVAARFLVHPNLTSATQMTGRLRSKTNGVSTLDIWPWKYLVPWMREDLFARRDARKARVINDINSSDPYNMEDMVMPLLDYIDNPIAHEIVHNGATFQIAGLTNNSYLPEAHEVRHCVEKYKKLGEYVLQVAKKRLDNMLYVGLTEDHRKSATMFANVVGAQVISQLVESNAIGEGAAVNKSEQSTSFSDSEVDGNDHQNITSDEKGDAAATSSDDNEVKQETMSVGKLMETYEVCISGLRKTQARRRIASLKRISPANFTKEARLQVPQMVLQQIQRLNNLDLELYEYAQGIFAKQHEQAAEKMFDPDTLGSMFIYSGGTKLWDVILWTMPFVLLFIFIVFVNAKRRTLKVKI from the exons ATGGATCCTACTCTGAAATCCACAGTTCTGTTGATGCTACTTGGATTAG TGGTGAATGTCTTGTCTATAACTGATTCCGAGCATTGCCAAAATGTGGTAAAAAAATGGGCATTTACTTCACTCGATCATGAGGTCAAAGAGGATAAACACACGCTGAATGATTTACTTTTCTTCCTTCATGTTCCACGAACCGGAGGACGAACCTATTTTCACTG TTTCTTAAAGAAGTTGTATTCGAATTCTCTTGAATGCCCCCGGTCTTATGACAAGCTACGCTTTGATCCTAG CAAGGCGAAATGCAGGTTATTAACTACTCATGATGACTATAGCATAACCTCTAAACTTCCCAGGGACAGAACATCCGTGGTGACAATACTTAGGAATCCAGTTGACCGTGTCTTTAGCACTTATGAGTTTTCAGTGGAGGTGGCTGCTAGGTTTCTAGTGCACCCCAACTTAACCTCTGCTACACAAATGACTGGACGTTTGCGCTCTAAAACTAATGGAGTTAGTACGCTGGATATATGGCCTTGGAAGTATCTTGTTCCGTGGATGAGAGAAGACCTGTTTGCTCGG AGAGATGCTAGAAAAGCTAGGGTCATCAATGATATTAACAGCAGTGATCCATACAATATGGAAGACATGGTAATGCCATTACTCGATTATATCGACAATCCTATAGCTCATGAAATTGTCCATAATGGAGCTACGTTTCAG ATTGCAGGATTGACAAACAACTCTTATTTACCTGAAGCACATGAAGTGCGCCATTGTGTAGAGAAGTACAAGAAACTTGGTGAATATGTGCTTCAAGTTGCAAAG AAGAGGTTGGACAATATGTTATATGTTGGTCTAACTGAGGACCATAGGAAATCTGCAACCATGTTTGCCAATGTGGTTGGGGCACAGGTGATCTCCCAGCTGGTAGAATCAAATGCTATTGGTGAGGGAGCTGCTGTCAATAAATCAG AACAGAGCACTTCATTTTCAGACTCAGAGGTGGATGGTAATGATCATCAG AATATTACCTCAGATGAGAAGGGGGATGCAGCCGCAACATCATCAGATGACAATGAAGTAAAGCAAGAGACT ATGTCTGTGGGAAAGCTTATGGAAACTTATGAGGTTTGCATTTCTGGTTTGCGAAAGACCCAAGCACGTCGACGTATCGCTTCTTTGAAGAGAATCTCACCGGCAAACTTCACAAAGGAG GCACGTCTTCAAGTTCCTCAGATGGTCCTCCAGCAGATCCAAAGGCTTAACAACCTTGATTTGGAGCTCTATGAGTATGCCCAGGGCATCTTTGCGAAGCAACACGAGCAAGCTGCAGAGAAGATGTTTGATCCG GACACACTGGGAAGCATGTTCATTTATTCAGGTGGAACCAAGCTCTGGGATGTCATTTTGTGGACCATGCCATTTGTCTTACTTTTTATCTTCATTGTGTTTGTAAATGCAAAGCGAAGAACATTGAAAGTGAAGATATGA